CCGGCCCACCTTGAACCACCGGCCGGCGGCGACCTCATTGCGTATGGCGTCCCGCCCGATGCCGTGGTGCGCCAGGGCAACCCGGTGCACGACGCCACCGTGCTCCGCGGCCAGCTCGGCCGCCGTGATGCGCCGGTCTGCGCCATACCGCAGCGGCATTCCGACCACGACATGTGCCGTCGATCGTCGCTGCGTCATGGGCACGATGCTGGCCGATCCACCGGATCGGCGCTTTCGTGCTGTGGATAACGCGCTACGCGTCGCTCGCGATGGACAGAACGCGCGCCATACCGCGCGATGTGCATAACCGGGGCCGCGCGGACCCCCGGCGTCCCGTCAGCGGCGCAGCGCCCGCTTCCAGTGCAGGAACAGCGTCGCGACGAGCGCGCCGAGCAGCAGTTCCACCACCAGCAACGGCACGATCAGCAACGACGGGCCGATGTAGTCCAGCGAGCCACCGCTGACGCCGGCGGTCGACAGCCAGCTCAGCACCAGCACGATCAGCGCGGTGAGTCCGGCGGCCTGGGCCGCGGTCACGACCTTCGTCTTCAGCGATGCGTAGGTCGTCAGGTTGCTCAGTGCGCGATGGCCCACGAAACAGCCCAGCAGCACCGGCAGCAGCGGCGCGAGGTTGGTGCCGGTGGGCAGCGGTCCGGCGCCCGGCACCGCACCCAGCACGGGGATCATCGGCAGCACGCCGCCGTGGACCGAGGTGCTGCCGACGCTGACCGCGCCCAGTTGCACCGAGGCGCCGGTGGCCCAGCCGCCCGCCCAGAGCGCGAGGTTGGGCAACGCCGCCAGTTGGCCGACCCACAGCACGACCCCGCCGAGGATGCCCGGCTGGAGCTGCCCGTTGAGCTCCCCGACCTGCGAAGCGTGTGTCACCGCCAGCACGAGCACGATCACGGCGCCGATCCCCAGATAGCCGAGCACGCCCTGCGTGGCGGGGCGCAACGCGCGGCGCGTCGACAGCGAAAGATGGTCATCGACGAACGTCTTGGCCTGTTCGGCGACCGGTTCGTCACTGCGCAGCAGCGCCCACGCACAGCCCGCGGCGCCGACCACGATCGCGCCGGGCAGCACCGTCACCAGGTTGGGGTGGGCCGGGCCGCTCAACGCGAGGCCGGTGATGACCAGGCCCGCCACGACATACCCCAGGATGTATGACGAGGGCCCCTCCCACCACGCACCGGATCGCCCGGACAGGTGGGTGAGCATCGCCTTGGCCGCCATCCGGGCGAACACCACAGCGAGCGCGGTGAGCACCAGCGGCGCAAAGGTGACCGAGTGCGACGCACCTGCGGCGACCGCGACGTGGCCGCGGTGCGCGAGCGCCCAGCCGTCCCCGCTGAAGCTCAGGGCATCGGTCCACGACGTGGTGCTGTGCGGATCGGCGGCCCACGCCGCCATCACCGGCACGATCAGCACCAGGCCGAGCGTGATCGCCCCGACCGCTCCGTACCCGGCAGCGATCGCGAGCTGCAGCCAGTCGCGGGGCTCTCGGGAGGTCGCCGGAGTGGGCAGGGTGCTGCGGGCGCGATCCAGGAGGCTCATGTTGCCTGCCATGGTCGCCGCCCACCGCACGCACGTCGCGCAGGCACGCCGTTGATCCCCAGAATGCGAGCCACGACACCGGGCCGACCCCACGCCACCGGGTACTGTCACGGGGCATGGACCCGTGGCTGGCCGGCGTGATCGCTGGCTGCGTCGCGGCGCCGGTGGCGGTGTTGCTGCGGACCCGGCTGCGCACCGAGCGGCACCGCCGCGACGACGAGGCGGACACGCCCACCCGCAGCCACGCCTGGCTGCTGGTCGCGCTACCGGTGACGGCCCTTCTCGTCGGACATGCACTCACCGACACCCACAGCGCCGGCGTCGCGGTCGCCTACTGCTGCAGCCTGCCGGTCCTGGCCGCGCTCGCCGCGATCGACCTGGACGTTCACCGGCTCCCGGACGCGCTCACCCTCCCGCTCGTGCCGCTCGCGATCCTCATCGCGGCGGTCTGCAGCGCCGTCACCGGCGAGTGGTTCCCCCTGCTGCGTGCGGTGCTCGCCGGGGTGTGCCTGCCGGCGGCATACCTCGTGATGGTGCTGGCGTCGCCGGGCGGCGCAGGCCTCGGCCTCGGCGACGTCAAGCTCGCGGCCGGCCTGGGTGTGCTGCTGGGCCGGCTGTCCTGGTCCGCGGTGCTCGCGGGCACGGTGAGTGGCTTCGTCCTCGGTGGGCTCTGGGCGGCCGGGCTGCTGCTCAGCCGCCGGGCGACGCGGCACTCGCACATCGCGTTCGGCCCGTTCATGATCGGTGGCGCGATCGTCGCGCTGCTCGGCGGTGGTTGACCCCTGGCCCCGGTCCCGACGACCGACAGGAGCACACACGCACCGAGCGGAGTACACGATCCGCTGGATCGTGTACTCCGCTCGGTCAGGTAGTGCTCCCCTCGATCAGGAGAGGTTCTTCAGGATCTCCCGCATCAGCTCCGCGGTCTCGGACGGCGTCTTGCCGACCTTCACGCCGGCGGCCTCGAGAGCTTCCTTCTTCGCGGCTGCGGTGCCGGACGAGCCGGACACGATGGCGCCCGCGTGGCCCATGGTCTTGCCCTCCGGCGCGGTGAAGCCGGCGACGTACCCGACGACGGGCTTGGTCACGTGCTCCTTGATGTATGCCGCGGCACGCTCCTCCGCGTCGCCACCGATCTCGCCGATCATCACGATGGCCTTGGTGTCGGGGTCGGCCTCGAACGCCTCGAGGGCGTCGATGTGCGTGGTGCCGATGACCGGGTCACCGCCGATGCCGATGGCCGTGGTGAAGCCGAAGTCCCGCAGTTCGTACATCATCTGGTAGGTCAGCGTGCCGGACTTGGAGACCAGTCCGATCGGGCCCTTGCCGGCGATGGTGTGCGGCGTGATGCCGGCCAGCGACTCCTCCGGGGTGATGATGCCGGGACAGTTGGGGCCGATGATCCGGGTCTGCTTACCGACCGAATAGTTGTAGAACTCGGCGGCGTCCTTCACCGGGATGCCCTCGGTGATGACGACCAGCAGCGGGATCTCGGCGTCGATGGCCTCGATGGCCGCGTCCTTGGCGAACTTCGGCGGCACGAACGCGACCGAGACATTCGCGCCGGTGGCCTCCATGGCCTCCTTGACCGTGCCGAAGACGGGCAGCTCCTTGCCGCCGATCTCCGCGGTCGTGCCCGCCTTGCGTGCGTTGACACCGCCGACGATGTTGGAGCCGGCGTCGAGCATCAGCGCGGTGTGCTTGGAGCCCATGCCGCCCGTCATACCCTGCACGATGATCTTGCTGTCAGCGTTCAAAAAGATTGACATTCTTGAAGATTCCTTTGTCGTATGCCGTCAGCGGATCACTTGGACGCGAGCTCGGCAGCGCGTGCCGCGGCGCCATCCATCGTGTCGACCTGGGTCACCAGCGGGTGGTTCAGCTCGTTGAGGATGGCGCGGCCCTGCTCGACGCTGTTGCCGTCGAGGCGCACGACCAGCGGCTTGGTCGCGTTGTCGCCGAGGATCTCCAAGGCACCCTTGATGCCGTTGGCGACCTCGTCGCACGCGGTGATGCCGCCGAAGACGTTGACGAAGACCGACTTCACCTGCTCGTCGCCCAGGATCACGTCCAGACCGTCGGCCATGACCTGCGCGTTGGCGCCGCCGCCGATGTCCAGGAAGTTGGCCGGCTTCACGTCATACTGCTCGCCGGCGTAGGCGACGACGTCGAGGGTGGACATGACCAGGCCCGCGCCGTTGCCGATGATGCCGACCTGGCCGTCCAGCTTGACGTAGTTGAGGCCCTTCTCCTTGGCCTTCGCCTCCAGCGGGTCGGCGGCGGACTTGTCCTCCAGCGCCGCGTGGTCGGGGTGGCGGAAGTCGGCGTTGGCGTCCAGCGTGACCTTGCCGTCGAGGGCGACGATGTCGCCGGCACCGGTCTGCACCAGCGGGTTGACCTCGACCAGGGTGGCGTCCTCGTCGCGGTAGACCTCCCACAGCTTCTCCAGCACCGGGGCGATCTTCGCGCCGAGCTCGGCGTCGAAACCGGCGGCGTCGACGATCTCCTTCGCCTTGGCCGCGTCGATGCCCACGTTGGGGTCGACGGCGACACGCGCGAGGGCGTCGGGGCGCTCGACCGCGAGCTGCTCGATCTCCATGCCGCCCTCCTTGCTGCACATCGCCAGGTAGGTGCGGTTGGCCCGGTCGAGCAGGACGGAGAAGTAGTACTCCTCCTTGATGTCCGCGCCCTGGGCGATCATCACGGTGCCGACGGTGTGGCCCTTGATGTCCATGCCGAGGATCTGGCCCGCGAGGTCGCGTGCCTCCTCCGCCGACTTGGCGACCTTGACGCCGCCGGCCTTGCCGCGGCCACCGGTCTTGACCTGTGCCTTGACGACGGTGACGCCGCCGGACCGTGCACCGATCTCGGCCGCGGCCTGCTCGGCCTCCTCCGGGGTGGTTGCCGTCTTGCCGGCCAGCACCGGCACTCCGTGCGCTTCGAACATGTCGCGCGCCTGGTATTCGAAAAGATCCACGCGGAATCCGTCCTCGTCCCGGGAGTCGTCCCCGCGGGCCGACCGAGGTCGCACATGCTGCCGGCCGGTCGAGCGGAGCAGGCCCCCTCCTGTCGTTTCGTGATGAACTTCTGAAGGGTTGAAGGCCACCGTGAGCCGCCGGGGCGGCGTGTCCGAGACCTCGTTGTCCAGATCGGATGCTAGTGCTACGTGCCGGTCCCGCACAGGTTGGGTCCAGGTCTACCCGTCAGTAGGTGACCGAACTCACGCGGTTCAACTCAGCCGGCGGGTCATCGGCACCCGTCCGCGCGTCGCGAGCGCGGCGAGCGCCGCCGCGAGCAGTGGTACCCCGATGGCCACCACGAGCAGTTCGAGCCAGGGTATGGCGGTCACGGCGTGCCGGGCGTTCGGGTTACTGACGATCGTGACCGGGTGGCTGACGGCGAACCCGGCGACCAGGCCGACGATCAGGCCGAGCAGTGCGCCGAACAGGCCGATGAGCGCCGCGTTGGCCCCGGCGATCCTGCGGCGCAGCGACGCGGGAGCGCCGAGCGACGCGAGCGTGGCCGTGTCCGCCCGCGACTCGGCGTTCGACAACGCGGTCGAGGTGAGTGTCGCGACCAGCACGAGCAGTCCGAAGACGCCGCCGATGAGGAGGTAGACCCAGCGGCCCGTCGCGGGGTAACCGCGCTCGACATACAGGTAGCTGTCGTTGTTCAGCCGCTCCTCGATGGCGCGCTGCGCGGACTGCGAGATGCCGCCGGGTGCGCGGACCAGGATCGACCGGACGAAGTCGCCACCGGGGATCCGGCGGGCCGCCTCCGTCGACACCAGAGCGGGGGCTTCGACGGTCGCGCCGTAACTCGAGTAGGCGTCCGGCTTCGGCGGCATGATGCTGAACACCCCTTGGGCCGAGGCCTGCACCGGGAGCGTGACCGCCCCGCTGACCACGAACCGTTTGCCGTCCTTGTGCCCTGCGACGATCCGCATCGAGGACTGCTTCGCC
This genomic window from Flexivirga oryzae contains:
- a CDS encoding DUF6350 family protein, with translation MSLLDRARSTLPTPATSREPRDWLQLAIAAGYGAVGAITLGLVLIVPVMAAWAADPHSTTSWTDALSFSGDGWALAHRGHVAVAAGASHSVTFAPLVLTALAVVFARMAAKAMLTHLSGRSGAWWEGPSSYILGYVVAGLVITGLALSGPAHPNLVTVLPGAIVVGAAGCAWALLRSDEPVAEQAKTFVDDHLSLSTRRALRPATQGVLGYLGIGAVIVLVLAVTHASQVGELNGQLQPGILGGVVLWVGQLAALPNLALWAGGWATGASVQLGAVSVGSTSVHGGVLPMIPVLGAVPGAGPLPTGTNLAPLLPVLLGCFVGHRALSNLTTYASLKTKVVTAAQAAGLTALIVLVLSWLSTAGVSGGSLDYIGPSLLIVPLLVVELLLGALVATLFLHWKRALRR
- a CDS encoding prepilin peptidase, giving the protein MDPWLAGVIAGCVAAPVAVLLRTRLRTERHRRDDEADTPTRSHAWLLVALPVTALLVGHALTDTHSAGVAVAYCCSLPVLAALAAIDLDVHRLPDALTLPLVPLAILIAAVCSAVTGEWFPLLRAVLAGVCLPAAYLVMVLASPGGAGLGLGDVKLAAGLGVLLGRLSWSAVLAGTVSGFVLGGLWAAGLLLSRRATRHSHIAFGPFMIGGAIVALLGGG
- the sucD gene encoding succinate--CoA ligase subunit alpha, which encodes MSIFLNADSKIIVQGMTGGMGSKHTALMLDAGSNIVGGVNARKAGTTAEIGGKELPVFGTVKEAMEATGANVSVAFVPPKFAKDAAIEAIDAEIPLLVVITEGIPVKDAAEFYNYSVGKQTRIIGPNCPGIITPEESLAGITPHTIAGKGPIGLVSKSGTLTYQMMYELRDFGFTTAIGIGGDPVIGTTHIDALEAFEADPDTKAIVMIGEIGGDAEERAAAYIKEHVTKPVVGYVAGFTAPEGKTMGHAGAIVSGSSGTAAAKKEALEAAGVKVGKTPSETAELMREILKNLS
- the sucC gene encoding ADP-forming succinate--CoA ligase subunit beta, producing MDLFEYQARDMFEAHGVPVLAGKTATTPEEAEQAAAEIGARSGGVTVVKAQVKTGGRGKAGGVKVAKSAEEARDLAGQILGMDIKGHTVGTVMIAQGADIKEEYYFSVLLDRANRTYLAMCSKEGGMEIEQLAVERPDALARVAVDPNVGIDAAKAKEIVDAAGFDAELGAKIAPVLEKLWEVYRDEDATLVEVNPLVQTGAGDIVALDGKVTLDANADFRHPDHAALEDKSAADPLEAKAKEKGLNYVKLDGQVGIIGNGAGLVMSTLDVVAYAGEQYDVKPANFLDIGGGANAQVMADGLDVILGDEQVKSVFVNVFGGITACDEVANGIKGALEILGDNATKPLVVRLDGNSVEQGRAILNELNHPLVTQVDTMDGAAARAAELASK